One part of the Chloroflexota bacterium genome encodes these proteins:
- a CDS encoding methylglyoxal synthase, translated as MNDYIKIPLRAHKHIGLVAHDGRKRDLLEWIAFNKGTLSRHRLYATGTTGLLIQKETGLRVIRLKSGPFGGDQQMGALIADGEIDILIFFWDPLEPQPHDPDVKALLRIAVLYNIPTASNRATADFLISSPLLDEPYARLIPNYRQRIKRAPFIEAALRETSHDEQP; from the coding sequence ATGAACGATTATATTAAAATCCCCCTTCGCGCGCACAAACACATCGGGCTGGTTGCCCACGACGGACGCAAACGCGACCTGCTCGAATGGATTGCCTTCAACAAGGGCACCTTGAGCCGCCATCGCCTCTACGCCACCGGCACGACCGGTCTCCTCATTCAGAAGGAAACCGGGCTGCGGGTGATTCGCCTGAAAAGCGGCCCCTTCGGCGGCGACCAGCAAATGGGCGCACTCATTGCCGATGGGGAAATCGACATCCTGATTTTCTTCTGGGACCCGCTGGAACCCCAGCCCCACGACCCCGACGTCAAAGCCCTGCTGCGAATTGCCGTGCTCTACAACATCCCCACAGCCTCAAACCGGGCGACTGCCGATTTCCTCATCTCGTCTCCCCTCCTCGATGAGCCTTATGCGCGGCTGATTCCCAACTACCGGCAGCGCATCAAACGCGCACCTTTCATCGAAGCCGCCTTGCGTGAAACCTCTCACGACGAGCAGCCCTAA